The proteins below are encoded in one region of Coffea arabica cultivar ET-39 chromosome 4c, Coffea Arabica ET-39 HiFi, whole genome shotgun sequence:
- the LOC113739074 gene encoding uncharacterized protein: MADLIGLAIKGYDMILGMEWLARYNIQLNCKTKIVELCIPEETTLKLDVRSRLASSAFMSGIRDRKILSKGIQRINTPSDKVRLEDIPVVKEFPDVFPEELESLPPEKDIVFKIDVILGIASISKTPYRMAPAELKELKLQLQDLLEQGFIKESDSSWGALCLKAV, encoded by the exons ATGGCCGATCTGATAGGTTTAgcgattaagggatatgatATGATCCTAGGAATGGagtggttagcccgttataatatCCAGTTGAACTGTAAgacgaaaatagtagaattgtgCATTCCGGAAGAGACAACtttgaaattggatgtaaggagtagattagcctcatctgcatttATGTCAGGGATTCGAGATAGGAAAATATTAAGTAAAGGGATTCAGAGAATCAAcactcctagtgataaggtgagaTTGGAAGATATTCCTGTAGTGAAAGAATTCCCAGATGTCTTTCCTGAAGAGTTAGAATCTTTACCCCCAGAAAAGGACATAgtttttaagattgatgtgattCTGGGAATAGCATCTATCTCTAAAACGCCATATCGGATGGCTCCAGCCGAATTAAAGGAATTGAAATTACAACTACAGGACTTGTTGGAACAGGGTTTTATAAAAGAAAGTGACTCATCGTGGGGAGCTCTG tgtctCAAAgctgtttga